The Snodgrassella alvi wkB2 genome window below encodes:
- the tssH gene encoding type VI secretion system ATPase TssH — translation MDISRQALFGKLNTTLFRSIESATTFCKLRGNPYVELVHWIHQLMQLNDGDMMRVLRHFDIDLAQIEQDISRSLLLLPSGASSISDFSHYIDQSIERAWVYATLTFNDNKIRSAWLLAALVMTPELRRVLVGISTAFAKIPQEGLADILPDVVAGSPESADQAYDNSGFTPASPGEASQSLTSTGQDGQSALTRYCADLTEQAKQGKIDPVIGREHEIRTMIDILLRRRQNNPLLTGEAGVGKTAVVEGFALAIAQKEVPPSLAEVRLLALDVGALLAGASMKGEFESRLKSVLEEATNSAQPVILFVDEVHTLVGAGGASGTGDAANLLKPALARGTLRTIGATTWSEYKRHIEKDPALTRRFQVLQVAEPEEVAAIDMVRGLVSTFEAHHGVIVLEDAVRAAVKLSHRYIPSRQLPDKAISLLDTACARVALSLHTPPSRVQHLRQQLKAAQTEHKLLSKQQRIGVYAGDLNEIEARISALSEDLKTEEAHWKEELEAVEKILAARERCQNSDEADALSELSELESVLRQHQGDMPLVFPEVSETVVAAIVSDWTGIPVGRMVKDEVGAVLNLSEHLGQRVIGQNQALLQIGERIQTSRCGLTDPNKPVGVFLLVGPSGVGKTETALALAEAMYGGEQNLITINMSEFQEAHTVSTLKGAPPGYVGYGEGGVLTEAVRRRPYSVVLLDEIEKAHHDVHEIFYQVFDKGMMEDGEGLNIDFKNTVILLTSNVGSDLVSQLYDDPALAPDWRTLKEALMPELRKHFPAAFIGRLTVIPYLPLADEALGSIARMHLDRIVQRMQEQHSIALHYDEALVSHIIQHCPMHETGARLLIGYIEQHILPALSRYWLQALSEKNVLECIDISIDPNRSEDPIVFQARLAGEISTK, via the coding sequence ATGGATATTTCGCGCCAGGCATTGTTTGGTAAACTGAACACAACACTTTTTCGCTCCATTGAATCAGCTACGACTTTTTGTAAGCTGCGCGGAAATCCCTATGTTGAACTGGTGCATTGGATACACCAGCTTATGCAATTAAATGATGGCGATATGATGCGAGTGTTGCGTCATTTTGATATTGATCTGGCACAAATTGAACAAGATATTTCCCGCAGTTTGCTGCTGTTGCCATCGGGAGCAAGCTCTATAAGTGACTTTTCCCACTATATTGATCAGTCAATTGAACGTGCCTGGGTTTATGCCACATTAACATTTAATGATAACAAAATCCGCAGCGCCTGGTTACTTGCTGCTCTAGTGATGACTCCTGAGCTCAGGCGTGTACTGGTTGGCATTTCTACTGCATTTGCCAAAATTCCTCAGGAAGGACTGGCAGATATTTTACCCGATGTTGTTGCCGGATCTCCGGAGTCTGCGGATCAAGCCTATGACAATTCTGGTTTTACTCCGGCCTCTCCCGGAGAGGCCAGTCAGTCATTAACCAGTACAGGTCAGGATGGCCAATCTGCTTTAACTCGTTACTGTGCGGATCTGACGGAGCAGGCAAAACAGGGAAAAATAGATCCGGTGATTGGTCGTGAACACGAAATACGCACGATGATCGATATTCTGTTGCGTCGCCGGCAGAATAATCCGCTACTGACCGGAGAAGCCGGTGTTGGTAAAACTGCAGTGGTAGAAGGATTTGCTCTGGCTATCGCGCAAAAAGAGGTTCCGCCAAGTCTGGCTGAAGTACGCCTGCTGGCTCTGGATGTCGGTGCCCTGCTGGCTGGTGCCAGTATGAAAGGGGAGTTTGAGTCGCGGTTGAAATCCGTGCTGGAAGAAGCGACCAATTCTGCTCAGCCGGTGATTTTGTTTGTCGATGAAGTGCATACTTTAGTCGGAGCCGGAGGTGCTTCAGGAACCGGAGATGCTGCCAATCTGCTTAAACCTGCGCTGGCCAGAGGTACGTTACGCACGATTGGAGCCACTACCTGGAGTGAATATAAACGACATATTGAAAAAGATCCGGCATTAACCCGGCGTTTTCAGGTTTTACAGGTTGCAGAACCGGAAGAAGTTGCAGCCATTGATATGGTGCGAGGTCTGGTTTCAACATTTGAAGCACACCATGGTGTTATTGTGCTTGAGGATGCTGTTCGTGCTGCTGTTAAGCTGTCTCACCGCTATATTCCTTCACGGCAGCTACCGGATAAGGCAATAAGTCTTCTGGATACAGCCTGTGCCCGGGTTGCACTGTCTTTGCATACACCTCCCAGCAGGGTGCAGCATCTGAGACAGCAGTTAAAAGCAGCTCAGACAGAACATAAATTATTATCCAAACAGCAGCGTATAGGTGTTTATGCAGGTGATCTGAACGAGATCGAAGCCAGAATTTCAGCCTTATCTGAAGATTTAAAAACAGAAGAAGCACACTGGAAAGAAGAGTTGGAAGCAGTTGAAAAAATTCTTGCAGCACGTGAACGCTGTCAGAATAGTGACGAAGCGGATGCATTGTCTGAATTATCAGAGCTTGAATCAGTTTTGCGCCAGCATCAGGGCGATATGCCTTTGGTTTTTCCGGAAGTAAGTGAAACAGTGGTTGCAGCTATTGTTTCCGACTGGACCGGCATTCCGGTCGGACGCATGGTCAAAGATGAGGTAGGGGCAGTACTGAATCTGTCCGAACATCTGGGACAACGGGTAATCGGGCAAAACCAGGCACTGTTGCAGATCGGAGAGCGCATACAGACATCACGTTGCGGTTTAACTGATCCCAATAAACCGGTTGGTGTATTTTTGCTGGTCGGTCCTTCTGGTGTAGGTAAGACAGAAACTGCTCTTGCACTGGCAGAGGCCATGTATGGTGGTGAACAGAATCTCATCACAATCAATATGAGTGAATTTCAGGAAGCGCATACCGTATCAACACTGAAGGGTGCGCCTCCGGGTTATGTTGGTTATGGCGAAGGTGGTGTTCTGACAGAAGCGGTACGTCGTCGGCCTTATAGCGTGGTATTGCTGGATGAAATAGAAAAAGCACATCACGATGTTCATGAAATTTTTTATCAGGTATTTGATAAAGGCATGATGGAAGATGGCGAAGGGTTAAATATTGACTTTAAAAATACCGTTATTTTGCTAACCAGTAACGTTGGTTCAGATCTGGTTTCTCAGCTTTACGATGACCCTGCTCTTGCTCCTGACTGGCGTACTTTGAAAGAAGCACTGATGCCTGAATTGCGCAAGCATTTCCCTGCAGCATTTATAGGTCGTCTGACAGTTATACCTTATCTGCCTCTGGCTGATGAAGCACTGGGCAGTATTGCCAGAATGCATCTGGATCGTATTGTACAACGAATGCAGGAACAGCACAGTATTGCATTACATTATGACGAAGCACTGGTCAGCCATATCATTCAACACTGTCCGATGCATGAAACGGGCGCAAGGTTACTAATTGGCTATATTGAACAGCATATTCTGCCGGCATTATCACGTTATTGGTTGCAGGCATTGTCCGAAAAGAATGTTCTGGAATGCATTGATATCAGCATTGATCCGAACCGTAGCGAAGATCCTATTGTTTTTCAGGCACGGTTAGCTGGTGAAATATCTACAAAGTAG
- the tssB gene encoding type VI secretion system contractile sheath small subunit, giving the protein MAVVNSSAQKFIQRNRAPRVQIEYDVEIYGSEKKIELPFVMAVLADLSGKPAEELPPVAERKFLTIDIDNFDERMKAIQPRVAFAVPNTLSGDGHLMVDITFESMEDFSPARVAQKVDALKQLLDARTQLANLQTYMDGKSGAENLVNRLLQDPGLLQALAKAPKPQSATEEKTGASAPGDSK; this is encoded by the coding sequence ATGGCGGTAGTTAACAGCAGCGCCCAGAAATTTATTCAGCGCAATCGTGCGCCAAGGGTGCAAATTGAGTATGACGTTGAAATTTACGGTTCCGAGAAAAAAATCGAGCTGCCATTTGTCATGGCTGTGCTGGCAGACTTGTCCGGTAAACCGGCAGAAGAATTGCCACCGGTTGCAGAGCGCAAATTTCTGACCATTGATATCGATAATTTCGATGAACGGATGAAAGCCATTCAGCCACGTGTGGCATTTGCCGTACCAAATACCTTATCAGGTGACGGACACCTTATGGTTGATATCACTTTTGAGAGTATGGAAGATTTCTCACCGGCACGCGTGGCACAAAAAGTTGATGCTCTGAAACAATTGCTGGATGCACGTACCCAGCTGGCTAACCTGCAAACCTATATGGATGGCAAATCCGGTGCTGAGAATTTAGTTAACCGGCTGTTACAGGATCCTGGTTTGTTGCAGGCACTGGCCAAAGCACCAAAACCACAGTCAGCAACTGAAGAAAAAACCGGGGCATCTGCACCTGGGGATAGCAAGTAA
- the tssC gene encoding type VI secretion system contractile sheath large subunit encodes MATQSKQQSDVAVAERPVAQSEFSNLLTKEFKPKTDQAAKAVEQAVKTLAEQALSHSVTISDDAYKSIEAIIAEIDHKLSEQINLILHHESFQKLESSWRGLFHLVSNTEVDEHLKIRFMNLSKDDLRRSMKRFKGIAWDQSPLFKQIYEEEYGQLGGEPYGCMIADYYFDHTPPDVDLLGSVAKVAAASHMPFIAGASPAVLQMDSWQELANPRDLTKIVTQNLEYAPWNSLRASEDSRYLGLAMPRFLARLPYGIKTNPVDEFDFEEDTDGSDHRKYVWSNAAYAMGVNINRSFKHFGWCTMIRGVESGGTVENLPCHTFPTDDGGVDMKCPTEIAISDRREAELSKNGFIPLIHRKNTDYAAFIGAQSLQKPQEYYDPDATANANLSARLPYLFACSRFAHFLKCIVRDKIGSFKEREDMQRWLNEWIMNYVDADPVNSSQETKARRPLAAAEVVVEEVEGNPGYYDAKFFLRPHFQLEGLTGSLRLVTKLPSVKKENA; translated from the coding sequence ATGGCTACACAGTCAAAACAGCAATCCGATGTCGCAGTGGCAGAACGCCCGGTTGCGCAATCCGAATTCAGCAATTTACTAACCAAAGAATTTAAACCTAAAACTGATCAGGCTGCCAAGGCTGTTGAACAGGCAGTTAAAACTTTAGCAGAACAGGCACTGTCTCATTCAGTAACCATCAGTGATGATGCTTATAAAAGTATTGAAGCTATTATTGCTGAAATTGATCATAAGCTTTCCGAGCAGATCAATCTGATTCTGCATCATGAATCTTTCCAGAAACTGGAGTCATCATGGCGCGGTCTGTTTCATCTGGTATCCAATACTGAGGTGGATGAACATTTGAAAATTCGTTTCATGAATCTGTCTAAAGATGATTTGCGCCGCAGCATGAAACGTTTTAAAGGCATTGCATGGGATCAGAGTCCTTTATTCAAACAGATTTATGAAGAAGAATATGGTCAGCTTGGTGGTGAACCTTATGGCTGTATGATTGCTGATTATTATTTTGATCACACACCACCGGATGTGGATCTGCTTGGTTCAGTTGCCAAAGTAGCAGCTGCTTCACATATGCCGTTTATTGCCGGTGCGTCACCAGCTGTACTGCAAATGGATTCCTGGCAGGAATTGGCTAATCCGCGCGATTTAACCAAAATTGTTACCCAGAATCTGGAATACGCTCCGTGGAACTCGCTGCGTGCCAGTGAAGATTCACGTTATCTTGGTTTGGCTATGCCTCGTTTCCTTGCGCGTTTACCATATGGCATTAAAACCAATCCGGTAGATGAATTTGATTTTGAAGAAGATACAGACGGATCAGATCATCGCAAATATGTATGGAGTAATGCCGCTTACGCCATGGGTGTTAACATTAACCGTTCATTTAAACACTTTGGCTGGTGTACCATGATTCGCGGCGTTGAGTCAGGTGGTACCGTTGAAAATCTGCCATGTCATACTTTCCCGACTGATGACGGTGGTGTGGATATGAAGTGCCCGACCGAAATCGCCATTTCTGACCGTCGTGAAGCAGAGTTATCAAAGAATGGTTTTATTCCGCTGATTCATCGTAAGAATACAGACTACGCAGCATTTATAGGTGCGCAATCTCTGCAAAAACCTCAGGAATATTATGATCCGGACGCTACAGCCAATGCTAATTTGTCTGCACGTTTACCTTATCTGTTTGCGTGCTCACGTTTTGCGCATTTTCTGAAATGTATCGTACGCGACAAAATTGGTTCATTCAAAGAGCGTGAAGATATGCAGCGCTGGCTGAATGAATGGATTATGAATTATGTCGACGCAGATCCGGTGAATTCATCACAGGAAACTAAAGCGCGCCGTCCGCTGGCTGCTGCAGAAGTAGTAGTAGAAGAAGTTGAAGGCAATCCGGGATACTACGATGCCAAATTCTTCCTGCGTCCGCATTTCCAGCTTGAAGGACTGACCGGCTCTCTGCGTCTGGTTACCAAGCTGCCGTCTGTGAAAAAAGAAAATGCATAA
- a CDS encoding Hcp family type VI secretion system effector: MAHDIFLKIDGIEGEALDDKHKNEIEVLNWTWTVHQESSMHTGSGLGSGKVTVNDLEFEHYIDRASPNLFKYCTTGKHIANAVLTMRKPGGTPLEYLKYTFKDLIVSRVMPSGSRDGEMAPREFVSLSFTSIVQEYVVQNQQGGSGGTVTAGYDFKANKDAA, from the coding sequence ATGGCTCATGATATATTTTTAAAAATTGATGGTATTGAAGGTGAAGCATTAGATGACAAACATAAAAATGAAATCGAAGTGCTGAACTGGACATGGACAGTTCACCAGGAGTCTTCAATGCATACTGGTAGCGGTCTGGGTTCTGGCAAGGTTACAGTAAATGATCTTGAATTTGAACACTACATCGACCGTGCAAGCCCGAACCTGTTCAAGTACTGTACTACAGGTAAACACATTGCCAATGCTGTTTTGACAATGCGTAAACCAGGTGGTACTCCTCTGGAATATTTGAAATACACTTTCAAGGATTTAATTGTATCTCGAGTAATGCCTAGTGGTAGTCGTGACGGTGAAATGGCTCCACGTGAATTCGTTAGTTTATCATTCACTTCCATCGTGCAGGAATATGTTGTTCAGAATCAGCAGGGTGGCAGCGGTGGTACTGTTACTGCAGGTTACGACTTCAAAGCAAACAAAGACGCAGCTTAA
- the tssJ gene encoding type VI secretion system lipoprotein TssJ, with translation MVTYVNTFLHRSIVLIFLSMTLLTGLIGCTSTRPSIKEQTSIDLRIEAAENVNPDEKGRAAPIQVRIYELKNDNAFTSADFYSLQDNDKSILGGDLLVSDEFILRPGEVKTIRRRTNPETTVIGVLAGYRGLAQSQWRETYHLAEAPYARWYREWWPLKKVKLDINIGQRAVVVTELD, from the coding sequence ATGGTTACATATGTAAATACTTTTCTTCATCGGAGCATTGTGCTTATTTTCTTGTCGATGACCTTGCTGACAGGTCTTATCGGCTGTACCAGCACAAGACCATCGATTAAGGAGCAAACCAGTATTGATTTGCGCATTGAAGCTGCGGAAAACGTCAATCCTGATGAAAAAGGTCGCGCTGCACCTATACAGGTGCGAATTTACGAATTAAAGAATGATAACGCTTTTACTTCAGCAGATTTTTACTCATTACAGGATAATGATAAATCAATACTTGGTGGTGATCTGCTGGTGAGTGATGAATTTATTCTGCGTCCGGGGGAAGTTAAAACCATTCGCCGCAGAACAAATCCGGAAACTACAGTGATCGGCGTACTGGCCGGTTATCGCGGACTGGCTCAATCACAATGGCGTGAAACTTACCACCTTGCTGAAGCTCCGTATGCCAGATGGTATAGGGAGTGGTGGCCGCTGAAAAAAGTAAAGCTGGATATTAACATTGGGCAGAGGGCCGTTGTGGTCACTGAACTGGATTAA
- the tssK gene encoding type VI secretion system baseplate subunit TssK, translated as MSWYNRVVWSEGQFLLPQIFQQQERYLEHFAHRRSAPLSPFFWGFSRYDIDHEALNLGKLVLKDVAGVFADGTPFEAPGNTPLPPPLTIQPEHLDQIIYLALPIRTPNGEETSFEDNPESLARYAVFESDVRDANSIGLGAKTVQLSNLRLRLMPKKALTDAWIGLPIARISTLRSDGGVEIDSTVIPPVTQYTANTLLQTWLSQIHDLTHLRADSLAERLTGGHGKGAEAAEVSDYLLLQILNRYEPLLFHILKVGATSPEFIYRQLLSMAGELSTFVRPHTRRPVEHPPYLHEAPYYCLKPVVDDVQHLLNAVLIRSAQHIRLEDAAYGVKNAVVEPTELRGFGSMVLAVKAQIPPDILVHQFSAQTKIGPSDRLPELIRSHLPGMVLQALPVPPRQIPFNAGYVYFELLREGPLWEHIAHYGGLAMHIAGDFPGLLIELWGVRDQ; from the coding sequence ATGAGTTGGTACAACCGAGTGGTCTGGAGCGAAGGACAATTTCTGCTGCCGCAGATTTTCCAGCAACAGGAACGTTATCTGGAACATTTTGCACATCGTCGTAGTGCGCCGTTGTCGCCGTTCTTCTGGGGATTCTCCCGTTATGACATCGATCACGAAGCATTAAATCTGGGAAAACTGGTACTTAAAGATGTTGCCGGTGTATTTGCGGACGGCACACCCTTTGAAGCACCTGGAAATACACCATTGCCGCCGCCGCTGACAATTCAGCCGGAACATCTTGATCAGATTATTTATCTGGCTTTGCCGATTCGTACGCCAAACGGAGAAGAAACCAGTTTTGAAGATAATCCTGAATCATTGGCCCGTTATGCAGTATTTGAAAGCGATGTCCGGGATGCCAATTCAATCGGACTGGGTGCAAAAACTGTACAATTAAGTAATTTGCGCTTACGGTTAATGCCTAAAAAAGCACTGACGGATGCATGGATTGGTCTGCCGATAGCACGGATAAGCACATTGCGTTCAGACGGTGGCGTAGAGATTGACAGTACTGTCATTCCGCCGGTGACTCAGTATACAGCCAATACTTTATTACAGACCTGGTTATCACAGATTCATGATCTGACACATCTGCGTGCTGATTCTCTGGCAGAAAGGCTCACTGGCGGTCATGGTAAAGGTGCGGAAGCAGCAGAAGTATCAGATTATTTATTATTACAAATTCTGAACCGATATGAACCATTGCTCTTTCATATACTCAAAGTAGGGGCAACATCGCCAGAGTTTATTTATCGACAGTTACTTAGTATGGCTGGTGAATTGTCCACATTTGTCCGGCCCCATACCCGGCGTCCGGTAGAACATCCGCCTTATCTGCATGAAGCACCTTATTATTGTCTGAAACCTGTTGTAGATGATGTACAGCATTTACTCAATGCCGTTTTAATTCGCAGTGCACAGCATATTCGTTTGGAAGATGCAGCTTATGGCGTCAAGAATGCTGTAGTAGAACCAACCGAACTGCGAGGCTTTGGTTCAATGGTACTGGCTGTTAAAGCGCAGATACCGCCGGATATACTTGTTCATCAGTTTTCTGCTCAAACTAAAATCGGACCTTCCGATCGTTTACCGGAATTAATTCGTTCTCACTTACCGGGCATGGTATTACAGGCACTGCCGGTACCACCCCGTCAGATTCCGTTTAATGCAGGATATGTCTATTTTGAATTATTGCGTGAAGGTCCGTTATGGGAGCACATCGCACATTATGGCGGATTGGCCATGCATATTGCCGGTGACTTTCCAGGCTTGCTGATTGAACTTTGGGGAGTACGTGATCAATGA
- the tssL gene encoding type VI secretion system protein TssL, long form, whose translation MNEFDSILGDSGTTGQQAIASSASESLSKQNGYEFDQHSEAPWFSDQHTKKIMANIDAGPDSKQRLADIEAADNPLLEAAQPLLLTLANMPTQLDSYDNGIESLRELLIREVHIYQTLCDQANLRREHVLAVRYCLCTALDEAANKTSWGGGGAWARKSLLIVFHNESYGGEKIFLLIGRLSPNPQEYGDVLEVIYRILSLGFEGRYSVRPDGRKQLDLIRQQLLSIISSGRDPVARDLSPHWLADAAGRLRRLHWIPVWASAAFFTCFLLVIFVWFKFQIVGTDTKLQQRIAAIGKAVPPPAVTTTGVLRLKSLLKDEIERGVVSVNENAQQSQVTFLGDFMFVPGKKTVNPKIMPVLDKVASEINKVSGTVMVTGHTDNQPIHTAEFPSNQVLSEKRAAEVASLLTQKGVAASRLKIIGLGDTAPVDDNNTAQGRAKNRRVDIVVTE comes from the coding sequence ATGAATGAATTCGATAGTATTCTCGGTGATTCAGGTACCACGGGGCAACAAGCAATTGCATCCTCTGCTTCAGAATCATTATCGAAGCAAAACGGATATGAGTTTGATCAGCATAGCGAAGCACCGTGGTTTAGTGATCAGCATACAAAGAAAATCATGGCTAATATTGATGCCGGTCCGGACAGTAAACAACGACTGGCAGATATTGAAGCTGCTGATAATCCATTGCTTGAAGCCGCACAGCCATTATTGCTGACACTGGCAAACATGCCAACACAACTTGATTCTTATGATAATGGTATTGAGAGCTTACGCGAATTGCTTATACGCGAAGTTCATATTTATCAAACATTGTGTGATCAGGCAAATTTGCGCCGTGAACATGTACTGGCAGTACGTTATTGTTTGTGTACAGCACTGGATGAGGCTGCAAACAAAACCTCCTGGGGTGGTGGCGGTGCATGGGCACGGAAAAGTCTGCTGATTGTTTTTCATAACGAAAGCTATGGCGGCGAGAAAATATTTTTACTTATCGGTCGTCTTTCACCTAATCCTCAGGAATATGGTGATGTACTTGAAGTAATTTACCGAATCCTGAGCTTAGGCTTTGAAGGCCGGTACAGTGTACGGCCGGATGGCCGGAAACAACTTGACCTGATCCGTCAGCAATTGCTATCCATTATCAGCAGCGGACGAGATCCGGTTGCCCGGGATTTGTCGCCGCACTGGCTGGCTGACGCCGCAGGCAGACTCCGCCGGCTGCACTGGATACCGGTTTGGGCAAGTGCAGCATTTTTTACCTGTTTTTTACTGGTTATTTTTGTTTGGTTCAAATTTCAGATCGTTGGTACTGATACAAAATTGCAGCAACGGATTGCGGCTATAGGCAAAGCTGTACCTCCGCCGGCTGTTACCACTACCGGTGTGTTGCGTCTCAAATCATTATTGAAAGATGAAATTGAGCGCGGGGTCGTTAGTGTTAATGAAAATGCCCAGCAAAGCCAGGTGACTTTCCTTGGAGATTTTATGTTTGTGCCGGGTAAAAAAACGGTTAATCCAAAGATAATGCCTGTACTGGATAAGGTTGCCAGTGAAATAAACAAAGTATCCGGTACAGTTATGGTAACAGGACATACCGATAACCAGCCTATTCATACTGCTGAATTTCCCTCTAACCAGGTTTTATCTGAAAAAAGGGCTGCTGAAGTCGCTTCCTTGTTAACACAGAAAGGTGTGGCTGCATCGCGGTTGAAAATTATCGGTTTAGGTGATACCGCGCCGGTAGATGACAACAATACAGCGCAAGGCAGAGCAAAAAATCGCCGTGTAGATATTGTTGTAACGGAATGA